The genomic interval CTAGCAAATCTGATAATTCAGTTTGTAGCTTTTCATACTCAGAAGCAGTTGGACCCCCTAATTTTTGTTGAACAAAcctatccaaaaaaaaaaacagaaaaaaagaagatcaTAAAGATTGTAATGAATTATTCTATTTCTGGGTTACATAAATGGCAAGATTGTAAGATCTGGGTTACAGAAATTGAGTCCAATTGGATAATTCTGTTTCTGctaaaacttcaaaaaaaaaaaaagcctgaCATTCTGCTCAAAGTacccaaataataaaatttcctTTCTCACTTGTTCTGAAACTGGATTGAGtgaattaatcaataaatttggaTTATAGATCTGAACATAAGAGCATAGAATTCATTAACTTACTCAAGGGCTGAGGATGGCTTCTCATTCTGTTCATACAACGCAACCAAAACTGCAgataaagaaattgaaatgaaTCAAATTCTTCCCATATCAAGAAATGAAGATTCATGTCAAAACAAGgacagagaaaaaaagaaaaaagacaaaacCTTTGGTGAGAGCATCAAGAACTCCGCTGGACTCAAGGTACTTCCTGAATGTTTCattctttgcttctttttccTAAATCCAAAAACTGGGTAGTTGGTGTTTCTGACAAAAAATGTTTATACAGCAATGTATTCCATGTGAAAAACAGACATGCAACTGTATTCAACTAGAAGTCTAAGATTATCTTATAGATGACATTAAAATGGACAAACTGTACCTCTTTATATCGCATCATTATCGTCTGCAGCTGCCTCTACTCCCTTTGCCTGGAGCCCCTGGTAGTTGGCTTTGGTTGGTGTTTCCTGGTGGAGTGTATGGGGCATCTAAAGATTTAAATGAATATATGTTAAAGTTTTAATGCAGTTGAAGGAAGGTATAGGTAAAGATACAGGACGGGCTTCTTCAGTTGCAACTGGCTTAGTTGTGTTCTGTCGGTTTCCAAGTTCGCTCCAACATAGACATTTGACAACCATGGGTGCCCTACAAATTTGGATCCTCTTTTCGAGAATGGTTCGTAGGAGTTTTGGGCTCAGATCAGCCCATCTTCAGTCTAAcgaaattaaactatttaCATGTTTAACATATGCTGCAAAACCAGGTGAAGCTTCAAAAGATTACCAACCAATCCAGTTGTCATTGTGAAAAAGATATTATATTTGGCAAGTTCACCCGAAATGGtcacaaaagaaaatattgtaCTACTCTCAGGCTCAGTGTTTATTATGTTAAAAGGAAAAGCACTACTACTAATGCTAAACTGCATCCACttgtaaataaaaattgacTTAGACATTTAGAGGTCAATTCATGTCAATCAAACGAAGTCTCTCCGTCCCAATTATTTATCTTTAGAAGTGGTGAAGCACTCTTCTGGTGTGAACTCCATCATCTTCTAAAGCAGAAATCATAGTTTTTTGCCAAGCAATGGCAGTCGCGACGA from Theobroma cacao cultivar B97-61/B2 chromosome 5, Criollo_cocoa_genome_V2, whole genome shotgun sequence carries:
- the LOC18600124 gene encoding C-Myc-binding protein homolog isoform X1 — its product is MMRYKEEKEAKNETFRKYLESSGVLDALTKVLVALYEQNEKPSSALEFVQQKLGGPTASEYEKLQTELSDLLAKYNELLGKHEETCKELEELKSLHYSPSAKETTDGEALKDKDEV
- the LOC18600124 gene encoding C-Myc-binding protein isoform X2, whose product is MMRYKEEKEAKNETFRKYLESSGVLDALTKVLVALYEQNEKPSSALEFVQQKLGGPTASEYEKLQTELSDLLAKYNELLGKHEETCKEVLAQK